Proteins co-encoded in one Rhodococcus sp. PAMC28707 genomic window:
- the mihF gene encoding integration host factor, actinobacterial type has translation MALPVLTPEQRTAALAKAAEARTARSKLLAAVKSGELSVADVLAKAEGDEIVKKTKVSALIKALPGVGSVRAAQLLEQLSIADTRRIGGLGANQREALLAAVAS, from the coding sequence GGAACAGCGCACCGCGGCGTTGGCCAAGGCGGCCGAGGCACGTACCGCCAGGTCGAAGCTGCTGGCCGCCGTCAAGTCCGGCGAGCTGAGCGTTGCTGACGTTCTCGCAAAGGCCGAGGGCGACGAGATCGTCAAGAAGACCAAGGTCTCCGCACTGATCAAGGCACTTCCGGGTGTCGGTTCGGTGCGCGCCGCACAGCTGCTCGAGCAGCTTTCCATCGCAGACACCCGCCGTATCGGCGGACTCGGCGCCAACCAGCGTGAAGCACTGCTGGCCGCTGTCGCGTCCTGA
- a CDS encoding cation:proton antiporter codes for MAESALALTELGAVFFALGLLARLAGRIGVSPIPFYLLGGLCFGNGGFITLDGIDEFSELASEIGVILLLLLLGLEYTANELVTGLRRSWMAGVVDIVLNFAPGAVVALMLGWGGVGALVLGGVTYISSSGIIAKVLTDLGRLGNRETPVVLSILVFEDLAMAIYLPILTTVLAGVGILGGFGAVGISLLVITVVLVVALRYGRFVSAVVDSPDREVVLLTVLGSALVVAGIASELQVSAAVGAFLLGIAISGSTADNATRILEPLRDLFAAMFFVVFGLNTDPSTIPPVLGWAVVLAVATTVTKVMTGAWAAGRQGIGRPGQLRAGAALVARGEFSIVIAGLAVAAGAVDGELAALATAYVLLMAVLGPVAARVVEPLTKSLIRPRS; via the coding sequence ATGGCCGAAAGCGCACTCGCGCTGACCGAACTCGGGGCAGTGTTCTTCGCACTCGGCCTCCTCGCCAGGCTCGCCGGCCGCATCGGTGTCTCCCCGATCCCCTTCTATCTCCTCGGCGGACTGTGCTTCGGCAACGGCGGCTTCATCACCCTCGACGGTATCGACGAGTTCAGTGAACTGGCCAGCGAGATCGGCGTCATACTTCTGCTCCTACTGCTCGGGCTGGAGTACACCGCCAACGAGCTCGTCACCGGTCTACGCAGGTCGTGGATGGCTGGTGTCGTCGATATCGTCCTCAACTTCGCGCCGGGAGCAGTCGTCGCGCTCATGCTCGGCTGGGGTGGCGTCGGCGCCCTCGTTCTCGGCGGCGTCACCTACATCTCATCCTCGGGGATCATCGCCAAAGTTCTCACCGATCTGGGCCGCCTCGGCAACCGCGAAACACCCGTAGTGCTCTCGATCCTCGTATTCGAGGACCTCGCGATGGCGATCTACCTGCCGATACTGACGACAGTCCTGGCCGGAGTGGGCATTCTGGGCGGCTTCGGCGCGGTCGGAATCTCGCTACTCGTCATCACCGTGGTCCTTGTGGTCGCGCTCAGATACGGACGATTCGTCTCTGCCGTCGTCGACAGCCCCGACCGCGAGGTAGTTCTGCTCACGGTCCTCGGATCAGCGTTGGTGGTAGCCGGCATCGCCTCCGAGTTGCAGGTATCGGCCGCAGTCGGCGCCTTTCTGCTCGGCATCGCCATCTCCGGTTCGACCGCAGACAACGCAACCCGCATCCTCGAACCGTTACGTGATCTCTTCGCCGCCATGTTCTTCGTCGTATTCGGCCTGAATACGGACCCCTCGACCATTCCGCCTGTCCTCGGCTGGGCCGTCGTCCTGGCCGTGGCAACAACGGTCACCAAGGTCATGACGGGCGCCTGGGCCGCTGGCCGACAAGGCATCGGCAGGCCTGGACAGCTGCGCGCGGGCGCAGCTCTGGTCGCGCGCGGAGAGTTCTCGATCGTCATCGCGGGGCTCGCTGTTGCCGCCGGCGCCGTCGACGGCGAACTGGCTGCTCTCGCGACCGCGTACGTGCTGTTGATGGCGGTACTCGGACCGGTCGCTGCACGCGTGGTCGAGCCCCTTACGAAGTCTTTGATCCGACCCCGGAGTTGA
- a CDS encoding TrkA C-terminal domain-containing protein — MNVEVTLLPGIGVRKDFALASGRRIGVITRKDGVNELIVSRMDDPDATQASITLSNEEAAALGNLLGTPQLIAQLGEEHRELPGIHTRQLRIKEGSRFDGRTLGDTTMRTKTGVSIVAVMRAGQVQPSPNPDFLIVSGDLLVAVGTAEGLDAATKLLGNV, encoded by the coding sequence ATGAATGTCGAAGTGACCCTGCTGCCCGGGATCGGGGTGCGGAAGGACTTCGCCCTCGCATCTGGGCGTCGCATCGGTGTCATCACCCGCAAGGACGGCGTGAACGAGCTGATCGTTTCGCGCATGGATGACCCCGACGCGACACAGGCGTCCATCACACTGAGCAATGAGGAAGCGGCGGCGCTGGGCAATTTGCTCGGCACGCCGCAACTCATTGCTCAGCTCGGGGAAGAGCACCGTGAACTCCCCGGCATCCACACGCGACAGCTCCGAATCAAAGAGGGCTCGCGATTCGACGGCCGAACTCTCGGCGACACCACGATGCGCACCAAGACCGGTGTATCGATCGTCGCGGTCATGCGCGCCGGGCAAGTCCAACCGTCACCCAATCCTGATTTCCTGATCGTCTCCGGCGATCTGCTCGTTGCTGTCGGCACGGCAGAGGGACTGGATGCAGCGACCAAGCTGCTCGGCAATGTCTAA